The Fibrobacter sp. UWP2 DNA segment CCAGTCGTCATTCCATGTTCAACATAGCCATCTGCTAAAATTACTGCACCACCCAAAAGCGGCTGTTTATCATGGGGAACCCAGAAAAGTCCCCTATGGAGTTTGGCATTCATAATGAAATCATAATGAAAACTATCTTCCTCGTAAAAAGCCCCACCACCATAAAGGGCCGAGAAGCCATGGTAATTACTTCCTTCACTTATTTTGGAAAGCAATTGATATCCGCTATCAAATTCCCCTTTCAAGGAAAAATACTCCCTACGGTTCATCACGTGCCAGCCATCGGGGCATACGCCCTGATAAATGTAGCGGTCCCATTCAGCATCGTATATAACTCCAGGATACAAGGAATCCGGGCAAGCAGGAGTCGTGCCCGTCCACACGCTGTCGCAGGCCTTCGGGAGGCCCATCGCCTCACTCCAGCTGTACAGCCCACCGAACCCGTTGTCACAATACCACGGATCATCATCGTAACAGAACTTTTCAACGCGGGAATCGTCAAATTCCAAAGTTCCCAACTTGACCTGCGTTCCATAATTCAGGTTCTGCGCCAGAACCGTCAGTGACTCGGCACCAAAATATTCTCCATAGGGAACCACGATAGTCTTGTACGTTTGCCCGTCACGCGGATCCTTGAACTCTCCATAGGACTTTGTGCTGTTGTAAAGGCTGTCCATGTCGAAATAGCTGCTGGTAGGCACGGACGAGGAGCTGGACTCAATATATGGAACATAAAAACCATCCTGGCATACGTACCAGTCTCTCTCATTCGTCTTCGAATTCGTCCTTTGAATCATGTGCCCCTCTTCGGTACAGGCCTTCATCGAAGAAGAACTTGCCCCCGAGCTGCTCGACTTTACAGAAGAGCTGCTCTTGGAGTCGGTGGACGGGCTGGATTTTGCAGAAGAAGAACTGTTCTTCGACGAAGATTGGGCGCTGCTACTGCTGGAGGAAGGACTGGATGGATTCCCTCTGCCCTGCTCCGAGGATGACTCGGCAATGGAGCTGCTCGTCTCCTTTTCCGGACTCACGAAACTGCTGCTGTCGTCGTCGCCGCAGGCGGCGAACAGTAACGTCAACGCAAGCGCCAAAACATAAACCAAATGCTTCATAAAGCCCCCAAAACTTTTTTTCATAAAAAATCTAGCTAAATATAATCCGCTTCATCCGTAATTTAAATTTACAAACAACATCCCCAAATCGTTTTTGTATCTTTGCACTTATGAATTTTTTCGTGTCCAAGAACAGCCTTCATAATGCCTGCGCCCCGCTATCCGCACTGTTTTTCGCCTTGTCGCTAGTCTCGTGCGCCGGCAGCGGCGCCCCCCTCACCGAAAGCGGCCCCGAGGGCAGCGACAGCGGCTCCGACGGCTATTACGACGACTACGGTTCCGGCAGCACCTACAACAACCCAGCAGACTCACAGGCGGGCGGCAAAAAGGGCGCGTCGGCGAGCATCAAGGGCGGCAAAATCGACACGCGCGGTTACTCCTTTAAAATCCCGGACGGCGGCTGGAGCGTGATAGGCGGCGACGACGGCGCCCCCTACGAGTTCTACAACGCGACCTCGGGTCGCAGGGCAGTGCTGGTCGAGGTGGAACTCCCCTCGGGCGAACCGCTAAGGCTCATGGACCGTGCGCAAATGGAAATGCAGACCTACGAGGCGAGCGGCAAAAAGGCCACCCGCGCCGAAACCTACCCGGAGGAGGCGTTCGGGGTCACGGGCGCGTTCTTTGACGTGGCGGGCAAGCGCTACGAGACGCCCTACGAGGCGGTGGGACTTGTGACCGGAGCCGGGAACCGGGTCTACTCGCTGAGCCTCTCGGCGACCGACGTGGCTCTGGACGAGGGTGCACTCAAGGACGAGTGGAAGGCGTTTTTCGCAGGCTTCGAGCTCAAGGAAATCCCGCAAGAGCAGGGCCCCGAACTCTCGCCCGAACGCGTACAGCAATACACAAACGACGCGTTGGGCTACAGCTGGAGCGTGAAGGACACCCTTTGGCACTACTGGATGGGGATTGCCCGCCAAAACGAGGACCCCGACCTGGTGCTCAGCAACAAGGCCGAGGACATCTCGCTGTTCGTGTACGGCGTGATAGTGCCGAGCGAGGAAGTTAGCCAGCAGGACCTGTTCAAGGTGCTTTTGGTGCGCCTAGGCGTGGACCCCAACGAACCCAGCATGGAAGTCCGTCGAGTGAAGGTGGGCGACCGCTACGCGCAGGAATTCACCCTCACCCACACGGTGAACAAGTTCGACTTCACCTACAAGGGCCGCTACTTTTACGATGACGGCCGCGGTATACTAATCGCCACCTGGACCCAGGGAATCAACCAAAAGAAATACGCGAAGGTGATGGACCACGCGGTAGAAGGCCTCGCCGTGGGTGCAAAGCCCGCCACCGAGCCCACCGACACCGAGAGCGCCAAAAAACAGCGCAAGTTCAACGCGGCCATCATGAGCCAGGTGGGCATTTTGCGACTCATCGAGAACCAGCCACTGGTGGCCCTCAGCTACTTTGAACGTGCCAACAAGATGGACCCCGAGGAACCGCTCTACCTGATCAACTGCGGGTTCGTTTACCAAATGAAGGAGCTTTACGGCCCGGGCATCAGCTACTTTACGAGCCAGATGGAACTTGTGCGTAAGAACGGCAAGCTGCTGAGCATATTGGGCGAAATGTACGAGGCGCTGTTCGACTACGGGCACGCTCGCGAATGCGCCGAAGGAGCGCTGCGCTACACGCCCAACAACCCCGAATACGTAATCAACCTATCGGACGCCCTGTGGGGCCTGGGGCAACGCCACCAGTCGCTCATGGTGGTGCAGCGCCTGTACGACACGCAGCCGAGCAGCCGACTGGGCGTATACCTCGCCAAGACCTACATGGGGCTGGACCAGTACGCCGAGGCGGTGGACGTGCTTTACGGCGTACGCGGCCGCTTTGGCATGAGCAAGGAGCTGGGCGAGACCCTGACGGACGCGCTCGTGTTCTTGGGCCGCTACGAGGAGGCGCGCGCCATTAGCGAAGAGACGCTCGCCAAGGAGAAAAACGATTACAAGCTGTGGACCATGCAGGGCAAAATCCTCTTTTACAGCCGCAACTACCGAGACGCCGAAAAATCCCTCACCAAGGCGCTCGCCCTCAAGGCCGACAACGAAGAAGCCAAGAGCTTTTTGAGCGCGACCAAGGCGTTCCTCGGCAAGGCCGACAACAAAACCCTGCAAAAGCCGATCACCCCGGTGGAGGAACGCACGCACGACCTCAAGTCGCTATTGCGTCCCGATGCCAAGAAGGCCGGCGTGGAGGGAGACTTCCCCGCGGTGGTGCACTACCACAAAGAAATGCTCAAAGCGGCCAAGGGCTCAAGCGACAAGGGCTTTAGCTGGACCCGCAGCGAAGAGATGCTCATGGAAGTGCTGGACCAACGCGGCTCGGCAATTTACCGCGAGTTCACCTTCGACTTTTTGCCGGGATTCGACCGCATTTACCTGAACGCGCTCGAGGTCTACGACAGCAACTGGAACCTCAAGCAAAAGGTGAACCTCTCGGGCGCCTACATCACCTACGCCACCGAGATTGGCGGCGGCAACGAGAGCCAAACCGCGCACTTCCCGCTGCAGGAACTTGCTCCCGGCGACTTCATTTATTTGCAATTCAGCCGCACGAACATCGAGAACAAGGGCATGATTCCCTACACCGACTTTATGAGCAGCAAGGACGTTCCCGTGGGCGAAAGCATCTTCCGCATTTACGCCGACACCACCAGGTTCGTCACCGAAGAATACGGTCCGCTCGAAAAGAAGAACATCAAGGGCGGTGTTGAGTGGAAAATCGACAACCCTGTGGTGGTGCGCAAGGAGCTCTACATGCCTGTGTACCGCGACTTTGGCGCAGGCCTCATGCTCACGGGCAAGCAAGAATGGGCCGCCGTGGGTGAAGATTACCAGAACCTGATCAAGCACCAGTTCAAGCAGGCCGTGAGCGTGCGCGAAAAAGCGTTCGAGGTGCGCGGGAGCCGCCTGGGCGACGAGGCCGTGAAGGCGATTGTGCGCTTTGTGCGCCACGACATCCGCTACCGCGATGTCCGCTTCGGCGGTCATAGCCTTATCCCGCAGACCGCCGAAGTGACACTCAAGGAGCGTCGTGGCGACTGCAAGGACATGGCGCTCTTACTCAAGGAAATGCTGCAGGCCATCGGCGTCAAGAGCTACCTCGCCGCCATCCACCTCACCGAGGAAGGCTTCGAGCACCTCCCCACCATCCAGCAGTTCAACCACATGATCCTCTACATCCCCAAACAGGATAAGGTGAGCGAGATGTGGGTTGACGCAACCGACAAGACGGGTAACGAGCGCCCCGTGCCGCTCGACATGGAGGGCAAGGTCGCCCTCGTCATTGACGACGACAATAGCCGCGTGATGACGACCCCGATTTTGGAAGACAACCAGGAGCACCAGATCGCCATTGACCACCGCCTGTACATTGCAGACGACGGCACCTGCGAGTTCCGCGACTCGGTGGCGCTGCAGGGCAAGTTCGCAAGCACCATCCGCAACCGCTTTTATGGCCGCGAGACCAAGGAACAGGAGCAGCTGCTCGAAGACTTCATGGCCGCCGGCGTTCCCGACGTGGGCATCAGCAACATCAAGATCGAGAACCTGAGCGAGTTCAACAAACCGCTCGTGCTCATCACCACCTACACTTCCAAGGGCTACTTTGGGCAGGGCGGCTCCGAACTCAAGGGGCGCTTCCCCAACGTGTGGGAACGCAGCCTGTTCAAGCTCCCAAAGGTCGCCAAGCGTCACCACCCCATCCGCATGCCGCACGAGACGCAGTTCAGCTACAGCCTTACCGTCAAGGCGGCCAGCGGTCGTACCGTAAGCATCGTAGGTCCCAAGAAGTTCCAGCGCACGCCCGACTACGTGAGCTTTGAAAAGGGCAAATCAAGCAGCAACGGCAATGTCGCCGAGTCGAGCATCAAATGGACCACGTTCGCCCTGTACGCCGACCCAAGCGAATACGAAAAAATCCGCGAGGAATGGAACTACCTGCTGAGCGAAACCAGCCCGATGATTGTGGTGAAGTAGGTTTGAGGAATGAAAGCATTAATTCTATCTGACATTCACGGTTCCGCGATTGCGGCCCGTCAGGCACTTTCGTTTTTCGAGAAATTCAACTGCGACAAGATTTTTTTGCTGGGCGATACGCTCTATCACGGACCGCGCAACCCGCTCCCGGCGGGCCACGGCCCCATGGGGGTCGTCGATGCGCTTGCTCCCTACAAGGAGCGCATCGTCGCGGTCCGCGGGAACTGCGATGCAGATGTCGACCTGATGATGCTCGACATGCCCATCGAGGATGAATTCGCCGTCGTGAAAGATGACTGCGCAGGCGCTACGCCCGCAGAAACGACGCTGTTCCTGAGCCACGGGCACATCTTTATGCCGGAATGCTTCCCGACAGATGCGCTCCACACGCTCGCCCCGAACGACCTGGAACTGAACGGCAGAAAGATAGACGCCTACATCTACGGGCACACGCACATCTGGAAATGCGAGAAGAACTTCAAAGGCGTATTGCTCGTGAATCCGGGTTCCACGAGCCTCCCCAAGGGCGGGAACCCGCCGACCTTCGCCCTCTACGAAAGCGCGACCGCAGCCTCTCCCGCCAAATTCAGCATCCACAGGCTCGACGACGGCAACGAGCTCGCTTCAGCCGAGATTTAACAACCACTTTTTACTAACATTTAAGCCATGGTCTTAAACATCATTTGGCTCATCTTCTTCTTTGGTGCGTTTATCGCGTGCATGGTGCAGTGGATCGCCTTCGGCGACACCCAAATCTTCAACAAGACTATCATGGGCGCGTTCGACATGTCGAAAACCGCGTTCGAAATCGCCCTCGGCCTCACGGGCATACTCAGCCTCTGGCTCGGCATCATGAAGATTGGCGAAAAGGCGGGAGCCGTACAGATTCTCGCAAAAATCGTCTCCCCGCTGTTCAGCAGGCTCTTCCCCGAAGTTCCGAAAGACCATCCGGTCGTGGGCACGATGCTCATGAACATCAGCGCGAACATGCTCGGACTCGATAACGCGGCCACCCCGATGGGCCTGCAGGCGATGAAGCAGCTGCAGGAACTCAACCCCAACGAAGACAAGACCGTCGCAAGCAACTCGCAGATTATGTTCCTCGTGCTCAACGCGAGCGGCCTTACGCTCATCCCGGTGAGCATCATGACGTACCGTGCCCAAATGGGAGCGGCAAACCCGAGCGACGTGTTCCTCCCAATCCTCCTCTCTACGTTCTTCAGCACCATCGCGGGCATCATCGCCATCAGCTTTTTCCAAAAAGTAAAACTCAAGGACCCGGTGACGGTCGCCTGGCTTGGCGGGCTTTCGGCCTGCGTCATCGCCATCATGGTCTACTTCAGCCACCTCACCGCAGAAGCCATCGGCACCACGAGCCTCTTCATCAGCGGAATCGTGCTACTCGGCCTGATTGTCGCATTCATGGCCCTCGCCGTGTACAAGAAGGTGCAGGCCTACGAAGCCTTTGTCGAAGGCGCCAAGGATGGTTTCCACACGGCAGTCATGGTCATTCCCTACCTGGTCGCCATCCTCGTGGGTGTCGCCGTATTCCGTTCTAGCGGAGCGATGGACCTGGTCATGAACGGAATCTCGTGGGTTCTCGCCTGCTTCGGAATCGGCAACGACGTAGTTCCCGCTCTCCCCACCGCATTCATGAAGCCCCTGAGCGGAGGCGGTGCACGCGGCATGATGATCGACGCCATGAAGACCTTCGGTGCAGACAGCTTTGCCGGGCGCCTCAGCAACATGTTCCAAGGCGCAACCGACACCACGTTCTACATCATCGCAGTTTATTTCGGTTCCGTGGGCATCAAGAAGACGCGCCACGCCCTCACCTGCGCACTCATTTCCGATGCCGTGGGCATCATCTCGGCAATTGCAATCGCGTACCTGTTCTTCCCGCCTACTTAATCTCGAGAGGTGGCGACACCACTCTGTACATATTTTCTGAACCCGCGAGGAACCACACGCAAAAGCCGAAGATCTTCCGGCAAGAATGGCTCGGGTTTCTTAATCATCCGTATTAGCTTTTCCGCGATAGCCTCGCTCGCCGCGGCATGCGCTTTTCCGTTCCAGTGTGAATCAGTCCTCCAGAAAATCTCTTCCGGGACTCCGTTAAGATTCCTGCAGCGAATTTTGGAAAAATGGTCTTCTAGATTGACAAATTGAATGCCGTTTAGGAGGAATCTATCAAAAAAGCCGTCATATCGGATATTGAATCCATCGTCCCATTGCGAATTCCTGTTCGGAGGCATCACGAACAGTAGGCGCGCGCCGAAAGTCCACGCAAGCGAATCGAGTTGCCGGAGGTTCTTCATAAGAGCCGCATTTTCCGGTGCAAAGTCCGGGCCAACACCAACCACGACGGAATCCGGAGAATAAAGGAGGTGGTCCGCAACCTCCGCCATAGCCGGCAGGGGTTGTATCGTACCGTCATACGCCTTTATCATGGGGCGACGCCAGACCTTCGCATCGGGATGCCTGTCCCTGTAGAGCGCATAACGCCAGGTATCGGTCAACTCACGGATTTCGGCCACCGGCGGGAACCTGCGCAGCTTGAAGTCGACTGTTCCCGGAGCCTCAAGGAAGGCGCGACGGCGGATGCGCTTGACTTTCGAACCAAGACCCTTGCCCTCGTTCCAGGGCGCCACGTCACCATAATCGAATACCGCATTCGCACCGAAGTTCGCATACACATTGCGTTCGACACATTCCACCACGATGACTTTCGGAGCGGGCATCCCTTCCTTCGCGCGGGCAGCGGCGAGCGCAAAGAGCGATTTCGGGGAGCCCTGCAGGTCGATGTAATCCACCGCAGCAACCTTACCCACGCCCGCTTCAGTTAGTTTGTCCGAAACCGCCTCGGGCAGAGGCTTGTGGCCGAACTGCACGCGGCTAAAACTGTCACCCAGCCACCACACGATACCCGAATCGAGCGGCGCGGTATGCACGCTTTCGTCGGGATGATACGGCTTGTCGACAACTTCCTCGTACTGCTTGACGGAGGTGAGCCTGAAGAGGTCTCCCCTGCCGGTAAACCACTGCGGGAACGCCCCGCTAAAGAAAATCACGAGCAATGCAATGGAAAGCAGGCCGAGCCCGCGAACGCACCAGAGAGCGATTTTAGTCTTAGTATCCATCGTCGCTCCTAGAACTGGAAGTAAATGAAGCCCTGCCCGCTAAAGCGGCCGAGGAAAATGATTGCCAACAGATAGACAAGGCTCCAGGTCCAACGCCACGCACCGGGTTCATCACCCACGACAGCACCACGCGTACCTCCACGGGTAATAAGCGCCCGTGCGCCCCAAATCGAAAGCCCCACGGCGCAACTGACCAGCACGGCACGGGGCACGGCAACACCGCCCCAAATTGCGCTGCGAAACGCATCCACCACATCGCCGAACGAACCAAAATTAAAGAGCGCCGCCATGTAGTTGACCCACGATGCGAAATCCGGCGCACGGAACAAAGTGAAGAACAGCACAACAAGCGCAAACGTCTTGATGCGACCGAGCCACGGGTGCTTTACCGGGAGTTTTCGCCACGGGCGTTCCAGCACATACGCGACACCGTGACACACGCCCCACGCCACAAAAGTCCATGCAGCGCCGTGCCACAGCCCGCTCAAGAAAAATACGATAAGCACGTTCACTACCGCAAGCGGACGCCCCTTGCGCGAACCGCCGAGGCTAAAGTACACGTATTCGCGGAACCAGCTCGTGAGCGAAATGTGCCAGCGCTTCCAGAAGTCGTAGATGCTTGTCGCTAGCAGGGGCGCGTTGAAGTTTTCCATCAGGCGCACGCCAAAAATCCGCGCGATGCCGATAGCGATATCCGAGTAGCCCGAGAAGTCGAAGTATATCTGGAAGGTGAAACACACGCCCGCAATGGCAAGGTCGAGCGGCGACATTTGCATGGCATACCCGGCAGCGACCTGGTTGAACACCGCATCTACGAATACGCCCAGGTGGTCTGCCAGCACCGCCTTCTTGAAGAAGCCCTGCATAATGCGGAACATGCCCGTCTGCAAATCAGCAACATCGAAGCGATGCTCAAGGGCAAGTTGTGGCATCAGGTGCGGGGCACGCTCGATCGGGCCGGCCACCAGCTGCGGGAAGAACGTCACATACAGCGCGTAATTCGCAATGTTCCTGCATGCAGGGATCTTCCCGCGATAAACGTCTATCACGTAGCTCAGGCTCTGGAACGTGTAGAAAGAAATGCCCATCGGGAGCAGCAACTTGGGCAGGTTCAACGGCATGCCCATCCACGGGGCGACAAGCGTGTTCCACGTTTCCTCGAAGAATCCCAGGTACTTGAACGCAAACAGAAGCCCGAGATCAAAGCAGAGCGAAACTACGAGTGCAATGCGGCGCTTAGGATTTGTGCCGGATGAACCATCCGCACTCCGGCCAAACCTTTCGATAAAGCGCGCCATAGTGTAGTCAACGCCGATAGTCGCAAGGATAAGCGCAAGGTACTCGGGGCGCCACACCGCATAAAAGTAGAGGCTCGCACCGAGAATCAGTACACGGCGGAACTTACCGCCCCAGGCATTCTCCCTGCCCACGGGAACCGCGTAGTATAGCCCTACGACAGCGACCGCAAACAGAATGAAATACCAGGAATGGAAAAGCACGCTACTTCAAGACTCCGGTCGCCTGCGCAATAAGCACGCCGATATAGCCCACGTAGGCAACGAGAAATACGGTACCCTCGATACGGTTGATGCGGCCAATGCGCTTTCCGTCGGCACCAATCTTGCTTCCGCGCATGGGAAGGCAGAACACAAAGAGCAAAACCGTAAGTGCCGACATCACCGGCAAATCGCGGCAAATCACCATCGATTCGATTTTTTCCATCGGCGAAATCGTCGAGGCGATACCCACGACAGCGAGTGTGTTAAAGAGGTTCGAGCCAATGATATTGCCCACGGCAAGGTCGTCCTCGCCTTTGCGTGCCGCGGCAATGGAGCTAGCCAGTTCGGGGAGCGAGGTCCCCACGGCCA contains these protein-coding regions:
- a CDS encoding DUF3857 domain-containing protein; the encoded protein is MNFFVSKNSLHNACAPLSALFFALSLVSCAGSGAPLTESGPEGSDSGSDGYYDDYGSGSTYNNPADSQAGGKKGASASIKGGKIDTRGYSFKIPDGGWSVIGGDDGAPYEFYNATSGRRAVLVEVELPSGEPLRLMDRAQMEMQTYEASGKKATRAETYPEEAFGVTGAFFDVAGKRYETPYEAVGLVTGAGNRVYSLSLSATDVALDEGALKDEWKAFFAGFELKEIPQEQGPELSPERVQQYTNDALGYSWSVKDTLWHYWMGIARQNEDPDLVLSNKAEDISLFVYGVIVPSEEVSQQDLFKVLLVRLGVDPNEPSMEVRRVKVGDRYAQEFTLTHTVNKFDFTYKGRYFYDDGRGILIATWTQGINQKKYAKVMDHAVEGLAVGAKPATEPTDTESAKKQRKFNAAIMSQVGILRLIENQPLVALSYFERANKMDPEEPLYLINCGFVYQMKELYGPGISYFTSQMELVRKNGKLLSILGEMYEALFDYGHARECAEGALRYTPNNPEYVINLSDALWGLGQRHQSLMVVQRLYDTQPSSRLGVYLAKTYMGLDQYAEAVDVLYGVRGRFGMSKELGETLTDALVFLGRYEEARAISEETLAKEKNDYKLWTMQGKILFYSRNYRDAEKSLTKALALKADNEEAKSFLSATKAFLGKADNKTLQKPITPVEERTHDLKSLLRPDAKKAGVEGDFPAVVHYHKEMLKAAKGSSDKGFSWTRSEEMLMEVLDQRGSAIYREFTFDFLPGFDRIYLNALEVYDSNWNLKQKVNLSGAYITYATEIGGGNESQTAHFPLQELAPGDFIYLQFSRTNIENKGMIPYTDFMSSKDVPVGESIFRIYADTTRFVTEEYGPLEKKNIKGGVEWKIDNPVVVRKELYMPVYRDFGAGLMLTGKQEWAAVGEDYQNLIKHQFKQAVSVREKAFEVRGSRLGDEAVKAIVRFVRHDIRYRDVRFGGHSLIPQTAEVTLKERRGDCKDMALLLKEMLQAIGVKSYLAAIHLTEEGFEHLPTIQQFNHMILYIPKQDKVSEMWVDATDKTGNERPVPLDMEGKVALVIDDDNSRVMTTPILEDNQEHQIAIDHRLYIADDGTCEFRDSVALQGKFASTIRNRFYGRETKEQEQLLEDFMAAGVPDVGISNIKIENLSEFNKPLVLITTYTSKGYFGQGGSELKGRFPNVWERSLFKLPKVAKRHHPIRMPHETQFSYSLTVKAASGRTVSIVGPKKFQRTPDYVSFEKGKSSSNGNVAESSIKWTTFALYADPSEYEKIREEWNYLLSETSPMIVVK
- a CDS encoding MBOAT family protein produces the protein MLFHSWYFILFAVAVVGLYYAVPVGRENAWGGKFRRVLILGASLYFYAVWRPEYLALILATIGVDYTMARFIERFGRSADGSSGTNPKRRIALVVSLCFDLGLLFAFKYLGFFEETWNTLVAPWMGMPLNLPKLLLPMGISFYTFQSLSYVIDVYRGKIPACRNIANYALYVTFFPQLVAGPIERAPHLMPQLALEHRFDVADLQTGMFRIMQGFFKKAVLADHLGVFVDAVFNQVAAGYAMQMSPLDLAIAGVCFTFQIYFDFSGYSDIAIGIARIFGVRLMENFNAPLLATSIYDFWKRWHISLTSWFREYVYFSLGGSRKGRPLAVVNVLIVFFLSGLWHGAAWTFVAWGVCHGVAYVLERPWRKLPVKHPWLGRIKTFALVVLFFTLFRAPDFASWVNYMAALFNFGSFGDVVDAFRSAIWGGVAVPRAVLVSCAVGLSIWGARALITRGGTRGAVVGDEPGAWRWTWSLVYLLAIIFLGRFSGQGFIYFQF
- a CDS encoding FISUMP domain-containing protein — protein: MKHLVYVLALALTLLFAACGDDDSSSFVSPEKETSSSIAESSSEQGRGNPSSPSSSSSSAQSSSKNSSSSAKSSPSTDSKSSSSVKSSSSGASSSSMKACTEEGHMIQRTNSKTNERDWYVCQDGFYVPYIESSSSSVPTSSYFDMDSLYNSTKSYGEFKDPRDGQTYKTIVVPYGEYFGAESLTVLAQNLNYGTQVKLGTLEFDDSRVEKFCYDDDPWYCDNGFGGLYSWSEAMGLPKACDSVWTGTTPACPDSLYPGVIYDAEWDRYIYQGVCPDGWHVMNRREYFSLKGEFDSGYQLLSKISEGSNYHGFSALYGGGAFYEEDSFHYDFIMNAKLHRGLFWVPHDKQPLLGGAVILADGYVEHGMTTGAYPKYDGLSVRCVKDY
- the yfcE gene encoding phosphodiesterase; amino-acid sequence: MKALILSDIHGSAIAARQALSFFEKFNCDKIFLLGDTLYHGPRNPLPAGHGPMGVVDALAPYKERIVAVRGNCDADVDLMMLDMPIEDEFAVVKDDCAGATPAETTLFLSHGHIFMPECFPTDALHTLAPNDLELNGRKIDAYIYGHTHIWKCEKNFKGVLLVNPGSTSLPKGGNPPTFALYESATAASPAKFSIHRLDDGNELASAEI
- a CDS encoding nucleoside recognition domain-containing protein — translated: MVLNIIWLIFFFGAFIACMVQWIAFGDTQIFNKTIMGAFDMSKTAFEIALGLTGILSLWLGIMKIGEKAGAVQILAKIVSPLFSRLFPEVPKDHPVVGTMLMNISANMLGLDNAATPMGLQAMKQLQELNPNEDKTVASNSQIMFLVLNASGLTLIPVSIMTYRAQMGAANPSDVFLPILLSTFFSTIAGIIAISFFQKVKLKDPVTVAWLGGLSACVIAIMVYFSHLTAEAIGTTSLFISGIVLLGLIVAFMALAVYKKVQAYEAFVEGAKDGFHTAVMVIPYLVAILVGVAVFRSSGAMDLVMNGISWVLACFGIGNDVVPALPTAFMKPLSGGGARGMMIDAMKTFGADSFAGRLSNMFQGATDTTFYIIAVYFGSVGIKKTRHALTCALISDAVGIISAIAIAYLFFPPT